Below is a window of Candidatus Thermoplasmatota archaeon DNA.
TTTTATTTTAGTGCCAGTTTCTTTTTCAACTTCTTTAACGATTCTATTACATTCTCTCAAAATATCTTTGAGTCTGTACTCAGGCAACACTCTGCAATCAATGTAAAAAACATCTATCCCTGGAATTGTGTTGATATTAGGCACGTTAGCCTCTTTTTTAGTAAGTTCGAAAGTAGAATAAGGCGGTGAAAATAATTTGTTCTTTAACTTGAATTTATTGTGCAAATCTTTATCTAATTTATAAGCAAGAATTACGCTTGCCCTAAATGCATTTATGCCTTTTTCAGGTGTACTGGCATGGCATTGCCTACCTTTTGTTGTAAATTTAAGCCATAGAATAGCTTTTTCTGCAACTTCAATTAAATTTCCTTTCTCGTTGCCGGCGTCAGGCACCAAAATAATATCGTTCTTTTTAAATAACCCTTGCTTAATAAGATATTCTATACCGTACTTGCTACCTGTTTCTTCATCACTAACAATTGCAAGCCCTATATTATAATTCGGTTTTTTATTGCTCATCAGCAATGCTTTGCATGCATAAAGACTAGCTACAAGACTTTGACCGTTGTCTTCGCTGCCTCTACCGTAAATTTTATCTCCTTTTACTACAGGCACGAAAGGGTTTGTTTTCCATAGCGCTAAATTGCCAGGCGGCACAATATCAAGATGTGTCACTATCCAGAGAGTTTGCTTTTTTTCTCCCTCTATTTTTGCAACTATATTTGGTCTTTTATCGCAGTCGTATCTTTTCAGGTCGTCGAAGCCCCACCCGCTGATTAAGTTCCAGATGTAGTCAGCTTTCTTTAGCTCGCCTTCACCGCCACTACTAGGAGCTATCGCTGGTATTTTTACAAGCTCTTGCAAAGTTTCTATGATTTGAGGTTTTAGGTTATCGATTGCTTTCTCTAACATACTCTATCACTACCCTAGAAATTTTCTTAAATTAGCAGCTCTTGTAATGTATTCTCTCAGTTCTTCGC
It encodes the following:
- a CDS encoding M20 family metallo-hydrolase, yielding MLEKAIDNLKPQIIETLQELVKIPAIAPSSGGEGELKKADYIWNLISGWGFDDLKRYDCDKRPNIVAKIEGEKKQTLWIVTHLDIVPPGNLALWKTNPFVPVVKGDKIYGRGSEDNGQSLVASLYACKALLMSNKKPNYNIGLAIVSDEETGSKYGIEYLIKQGLFKKNDIILVPDAGNEKGNLIEVAEKAILWLKFTTKGRQCHASTPEKGINAFRASVILAYKLDKDLHNKFKLKNKLFSPPYSTFELTKKEANVPNINTIPGIDVFYIDCRVLPEYRLKDILRECNRIVKEVEKETGTKIKAEITNKSEASYTNPNLQIVKQLKKAIKEVYHVNAITKGIGGGTCAGVFRRAGYNAIVWSRVDEKAHAPNEYCRISNLIGDAKVYTKLFLS